gtacttagtttttatggtaactagtgtaaccgatcctagtacccacttggaggtagaaccgaaactttatgttgaggtagaaccgtgaaaccaattaatggtgatttgataggataatcaatcacatagttcttggaggtcggaagtgtggcaaatcggttccaagattgtaaatatgaaaaaggatttacaaagtaaagatgtcgacatactttgaacatgtgcaattaCTCTTATctgttattgttcaaagatattccttaatagctaaaggagaatcccggatcgaaataaattgagaatcttttaattaaggtttttagttttatatgcttttaatttccagcaattaaaatgcatatctttagaaaataaaaattagtaatgtgcatttactagttggagattttctactgagattttggtcaatatttggacaaagcatttctaggaattatgaaaaccgattttgcccttattgcatatctttgggaatattcggttttggaaactccttggtgtccaaacttgcttgtctataaatactgaagtttgcatttcaagcaaactaatcctcagagccagcaaaactacctagttgtgttgttactggtggagccgtctgttcggagaggaaagtaccataattaggcgaaatctcttacgaccgctcgttttaaagacttctttgggattgggagatctacgagtaccgttggtgggaaactagataattgcagtttattattagttttcgattgatttgattgactaacggttgttgaactttgattgcacctaatttgtttatgcttgagaatctttcttatgatataagattcactcaaactagatggaagtttcgacggggatctttagactgtttgtagatctaaagacgtcttgtgataatccattgctaacagactccgttctgtgtgtgattgatcacaagagattcaggttgattgtgtgcaggtgtttattgaagatcaaagaagatttgaagacgaagaaaatttctgatttgggttcataatctttggtgtgcaaaaaacttgatcggctggggatccaactataatcggtttatctttgtgatatattggattgattagttgagtagatcgatatcaatacgtttctttgtgattcaaaatattgattgcgtaatcttaacaattactttggtagttgttgaaaagatagatctaaggacccgacaaaggagtttattgggataaacggaagagccttttgtcaaactcatatcacttgtttgaaaagagttgttaccaaacagatttgttgttcctttactgtttggaatacgaaccaaaggaatttttccaagtgcgtgacttattgcaagttggaggcgcagggataccgaaggaactaggtgaactataggtttagtttcttggtctcaactatacgaagttggtttagattttgtatagcggcttaatcctgagagtattcaattctggacaaggtcccggggttttctgcatttgcggtttcctcgttgaaaaagtcttgttgtgttatttactttattttccgcaattatgattgttgttattataatttaaagtaaattacacaaacgttaattcctatttacttgatagcaatcctattgtgtttggttaagtccgaaccaattatcaagtaaacatacttcgtagttgtattgtctcgatctcgtatccataaacgatcacacgaagtgtgaaacgattagttgtactgtctcgactcagtctatagacaatcagtttcggagaaaggacttataggtggaaaagttttagattgaggtatatttggataccctcgtcttttcaaagaaTTAGGTCAGCTACTGACGATGATAACTTCAGTAAATAGTAAATacatatgcaaaaaaaaatgtGTGGAAAAGAATATCTTGAGTTTATCTTTATTATAAATTGCCTCTCATTGAAACCATATTCGAAAAATTCGACCAGCTCAATCACAATTTATCGCATGGTTTTGGAAGTCGGAAAGAAATAATCGATACACGAGTAGGAATAATGAGGAGAATGTGGTAGTTGGAAGTGATTAAATACAAGAGTATTACCAATTAATATCTTGATCTAACCAAAACCCTTAGGTTGTGATATATCTCCTAAAGAATAAAACAAATTAGGTTTATATCACAGACCCGTAACTTGTTAACACAATGATAACTCTcttaattataatgcagaaatccAGAAGTAGTTGACACATAGATTTGTTAAGGACAAAACTACAAATAGTAGAAAACCTCTATCACTCAGTCTATAAAAACACTAAACATACGACACAACTATAATTATTAACTAACTTATTATGCAACTTCGAACTCTTCAGTGAAAGTAAAACGAATCAACCAACTAGTTATCGCGTTGCAACAGTGCTTCTTATGCCTTCAACCTTTTTATTTAAGGAACGCAAATCTCCTAACACTAGTCTATTAGTCTTAAGAGTTAACTTCTTGGTCTCTTTCTAACTGAGCAATATCTTTCTTCATACTTGGTATAACATCTCTTAAGTTTTGTAAAGAACACAAGTTTGGAATCTTTTTATAGCTCCCAATAACAAAGGATTTGAACATTTTTAGCTTTTAAAAACTAGGAATCAATATATTTAGGCCAACCTAGATTAAATAGTGATTCCAGAGAAAACTTCTCTAAAGACTGTCCAATGTTCCAAAAACTTCTTTAAAAAGAATCTATCGATTTCCTTAATAATTATATACCAAAAGACCATGAAATAATGTATGGTAAAACTAAGTCAAGATCACAAAAACGTGAAGTTCCTTAGTTCAATAGTCAAGGTTCTTTCATTCAATAGTTGAACTCCTTGATTCCCGGTCTACAAGTCAATCAGTGTAATCAGACAGATACTTGTAATCATTCACTAATTTCTCAGTTTGAGATATGGAAAAAACAACTGCGGGAGTTCTATCTTCATATTCCAAAAAAACTCCCTCCGTTTTATTATGTTTGTCCTCTATTTCATTTTCGTCAGTTCCGAAACTGTGTCCAACTtctatttatatatttatttattccaaTAAACTCTCGAGTATATGCTAATTCCATATATTTGGctctaaaaattaaattcctaATAACGTTTATACTCTATAAGTATAAAGATCTTTTTTATTTCACAATTTAAGTTTTAGAATATTTGTTCCTTTATTCATTGGTTACGTTTTCAAATTTTGGATATGTTTTAACGTTccttttttatttcctatttacaatctTCATGACAATTTGAGATAGTTTTTAATACTTACATTTTTAGCAAAACAAAATAGGTAAATGGTTGAaggtggtatggtaaaatatTATGGTCTCCTGAATGTTTTGACAAGTCAAAGCGTACTTAAATAACAAATGGACGGAGTATACAAAGTAATCTCAATAAATTTTTTGGGTGGCAGTTGAATAAGAATAATGAAAGTAATGTAAAGAATTTTAAAGTTCAAATCACATATTTAAACCCCACGCGCATGTGAAAAATGCACATGATCACTGGTAATTTGACGGTGTTGTTAAGCATGCTCGGACACCATATTATTCATGAATTTTATGGTAATATATAACATATTGTTTGCATTTTATTTGCTTTACTTGTTACTTAATTCAACACATGTGATACACCTCCAAATGTCATGatattttgaagataattttGTTCCGTGTGAATGTGTAGTTTAGATTTTCTTATTTTAGATATTCCCTTGAAATGAAATCAGTAGAAAATATTGAAGTTCTATTAGGgctaaattgaagaagaaattgcacGGTTTTATTggtgtttttcttgttttgtagaagatagaaaacaacaacaaataaaCCACGTTTCCTTTACCAGACAGTAAAATTTTAGCCTTCATAGGATCCCTCATTGTGTAGTCTTTGTTTTGTTTCTAGGACTACCTAATTTTTCGATTCTAAACCTGGTACGAAACACATGAACCATGATGAAAATAACAAGGAATGAAGAGGTTGAGGCAGTTTAAGATAGTAACGAAGAAAGAGTTCGAAGGGACAAGAAAGAAAGTTGTTGATGGAAAGTTAGTGATGGACGAGGACAAGATACTTCTGGAAATAAGGTAGTCCAATTATCTGCAGCTTTTGGAGGACCTTGATGCGAGCAATAACTATTCTTAGGAGTTAGGACCCTAATAAAGTCTTCCTAatcgaagtgttcttcgtgttcttgaattcCTAAACTTTGGTTTATAAAATtaggtttgaattttttttctcctaaccgaacttctgtCTGTAACTTCTTATTTTTCACcttattttgatgattactattCAAAGCTGTCAATCAAAGAAGAATCAAAATTGATGGGCTTGTGTGAAAATACTTGCAAATGTACATACATTGCTACAATTAGGTAGATTTACAACCGCTAAAATGCTCGGATTTACTACCGCATTCTTTGTGATTTCTTATGAGAGGCCGTTCATAATAATTGACTAAACGGCAATAAAAATGTTATAAATCGATGATTATCAGCGACGAGCAAGTAATAGTTATGGAGTgcaggagggaagatgagaaaattTTCAAAATGTAGAAAATCGACTATCAaaaatcgttttttctttttttttttgttaatgaatTACATTAGATTGATTACGATAAAATTTTAAATTAAGTTAAAGGGTGAATTAATCATTTTAAACTttgggacaccccttataagtttAGGCAGATTCCTGAATAATTGGTCTAAACATTCTATAGTCCAAACTAAACTGGATTAATATTAGCCGTCGAATTCCTTTCTCAAtcgtatcttttatttttcaactttATATTCCTAAAAAAAGAAAGATAGAAAGGAAACATTCGATTCTAGTAGGGTTTCGGAATCAGTTCCATAGACAGAGAAGGGAAACGCCATCATAGGAGTGAGGAATTCATACCAATCCCTTCCCATTGCCATTAAAGAAGAGAAATTCTCCTCTTCTATTACGAACAATTTCATATTGTTAGGGTTTTAACTGTTGATTTGAACTTCTTCGAGAAAGAGAGATGGGAAGAGGAAAGTTTAAGGGTAAACCTACTGGAAGGAGACACTTCTCTACCCCGGAAGAGATGCGTAAGTAcactctctctctatctctcccTATTCGTATTCAtattttcaattgaattttttagggtttttgtttttcttcttacgATTAAGTAGTTTTCGAGTAATATCTTTAATAGATCTATTGTTAGTAGTTTATGTGAGCTTGGTTTACAACAAAAATTGTATAGTTTTTTTGATTGACTCTGACCAAAAATTAAGTGAATGAATCTCAAAATCTATATCTCGTGTGGAATAGGTGAGTTACTAAGTGGTGATAAATTATTAAATTTTATACTCgtgagattttttatttttttttacagtAGTTTCTTGACTCATAGTCTTTAGTAAACCAAGAAAAGGTGAGAGTAATAGTACTGGTCTAAGAAAAGGTGTGGGTAAGGCTAAGTGGATGGTTTGGTAGTAAGAAAATTCTTTCATGTACACACAGCCAAAGATTAAAATAGCGAAAGCGTAAAGGGATGCACTCTCTTAGTAAAGCATAAAGCGCCTATAAATGCATTAGTAAAGCGCTGCGTCGCAAAATATGAAATACTTATAAATGTATAAGAAACTTCCTAACACAAAACTATAAAATCCATATGAAACTAAGAAGCTGTCGACATGAAAATAGGAGACGAAATAAGATGAATAGATGGTGATCACATAAGAGGAGAAACATGGTTTGATGAGTAAAGGATGATGAGgcataagaaaagaaaaatagaagaataGGAACGGCAAATAATAGGAGAAGAAGAAACGTTTTACAAAAcagtttaggttttttttggtTTATGTACATAGAAAACAGACTCTAGGGCCTGTAAACTTGGCTTACTAGGCTTCAAAGCCTAACCAAATCACAAAGCGCTTCACAAAATGTCCGGGGCGCAAAAAACCGCTCCCTGGTATGCGCCCCAGATCGCTTTTTGAAACCATGCACGCAGCGATCAGAAAGACAGGATCTATATAAATTGAAGGGTTGAAGTATGATGCATGTTACTCGTCCAAATTTAGGATGTGGTCATGCTAATTCCATGTTTTCACTGTTTTAAATGCCACTAACTTTTTGGCATCAATCTTAACTGCTAGGTAAATAAGAACTGCCCATTTTGTTGTACATGACTAGTAAAGGGGAAACTCTGACTAGTAACTCAGATACGTTTTGTTGTACATGCCTCTTCCCATTTGAATATCAGCAAAGTTTGTTCGGTAATGCAGAAAATGTGGCTTTGTGGATATAATAATGCGTATCTTTCAGAGAATTAAAGAGATCTTTTGTGCATAAATTGTTTAGGTTATTTGAATATTGTTGTCTAGAAAAGATGCAACTGCAGCATGACAAGGGGACAGACCTTGCTGATGTTATCGGATCAAGTGAAAACTTTAGATGTCTCTTTAGCTGTTGAGAATGTTAGGAAGTCCCTGATGGCATTTGGGTGTTCAGTTTCTGTATCTTTTGGTACATTTTTTTAGTCAAACGGATGCTATTTCTTGCTTGAAGGAACTTAGGTTAATCTGTTGGAGTATTCTATgaagtaaatattttttttaatgtcgGAACAATCAACTGCTGGATTTAATGATGATTTTTGGATGCTTTGAATTATTTCAGTTGCTGGCACCTCTTCTCGTCCTCGCACTTTCAGACAAGTACGTTTCTCTGTCTCTCCCTTTATCATTCATTACTTTTATGTTGCATGTCGTAGTGTTACGCAGTTTATTTCACTTTGATAAGAGTTTATTTGTCTATGTTAGCATTTTTATTGTTATCTGTTGCCGCCTTTATCCGTGAAGATTTTCTTTGGGAAAACAAGTAACCATTTAGAAAGATGTTTGTAGACTGTCTTTGGGTGCTGATGAGTTTTTCTTTGCACTGAGTTATGAAAGATTTGTCTAGACGAATATTCACTACTTGTGCAGTGATTGAACTCCAGCAGTTTCCATCATTCCATCACAAGCTTCATAATTGTAGTGAGCTGCTATTgataccaagcatgaagcatgTAACATAAGTAGGCCAAAGTATTAATGGATAACTCTGGTCGTATCAGGCACAGATAAAATTTTACTGCAACTGCTGGTTACTATAATTAGTTTAACATATTTTCTTAAAATGGATACTTGTCCTACTAGTAGTTACCCCGGCCTTACAGTAGATCCTGATTTATAGGTTTTACAAGCTGCTGATATTCGCCTATCGTTGTCTGTTTCCCTCTTCAATTCGATTGTATTGATGATAAATGCGATCTAATTGATAATACCAGGAGGAGGCTGAAGAGgtagaagaagaaatagaatCAGAATCTGAAGAGGAGTCTGGAGATGAATCCGAGGTCTGTATTTGTCTGGGGCAAttatcttcttcttatatgaAATATGAAATATATCGCCAGTGTATACTTTGGATCTGAAATATACCAATAATCTAATTTGTAACTATATTATCACCTCCTTTTTTTTTGCAGAAGCGGAAGGGCACTGAGGGAGTTATCGAGATTTCAAATCCCAATattgtaaagaagaagaatctgaaagCTAGAGATGTTGATGTAAGTATTTCACATGCAATAGATCATAAATTTCTCGAGGATTTTCTTTGCATTATGAGAAGCTTATATTTGGCGttcttgtgattttcattttgcagCTCGAGAAAACGACTGAACTCTCAAGGCGTGAAAGGTTTGTAAATTCTCGTTACCTCCTCCACGCAACTGTTCTACAGCAATAGGAAAAGAAACAACTATTCTAGCAGAAcgtaataaataaagttcttaGCAGACACTCAAAAATCTAATACAATTATAACAAAAGCTATTTTCAAAAGAATTTCATAAGCTAATATATACTGACGTATTAACGACCTACTAAAACGATTAGAAAAACTAAGTTATCGCTCTGTGTTGCTGCTATGTGCATGTGACATAAATGAGGGTGAGGCTTTTACCTTGGCCCAAAGAAATTTTCCAGTAGTAGCTTGAGGAATTGTCTAGTTCGTTCTTCTTTACCTATTATCTTGTCAGATTACGGAAGTGTATATTTGGTGACCTCTGATTCTTTGTCAAAGTTGTGGATTTCAGTTATGTTTATCGCCAAATTGCTGCGCTTGAGCAGCTGTAAATTTAATCTAGCAAAGTTGTGGATTTCAGTTATGTTTATCGCCAAATTGCTGCGCTTGAGTAGCTGTAAATTTAATCTAGCACAGTAGTTCGTTCTTCTTTACGTATGATCTTGTCAGATTCCATACAAGAAAATGCTTCAGCGTATTCTAAATATTTAGTGACCTCTGAATTCTCTGCCAATAGATTTCAGTTATTATTGCCATATTTGCTGCTCATGAGCAGCTGTAAATT
This is a stretch of genomic DNA from Papaver somniferum cultivar HN1 chromosome 1, ASM357369v1, whole genome shotgun sequence. It encodes these proteins:
- the LOC113307739 gene encoding 28 kDa heat- and acid-stable phosphoprotein-like, producing the protein MGRGKFKGKPTGRRHFSTPEEMLAGTSSRPRTFRQEEAEEVEEEIESESEEESGDESEKRKGTEGVIEISNPNIVKKKNLKARDVDLEKTTELSRREREEIEKQKSHERWMKMQEQGKTESAKKDLERLELIRQQRAEAAKKREEEKAAKESKKVEAGK